One genomic region from Laspinema palackyanum D2c encodes:
- a CDS encoding plasmid replication protein, CyRepA1 family, translating to MAFSIFDYLEKLEPAKRKNAYICPVCGGDRLTVDPKDGKYSCWHGCECYEIREKVAPWNGLNSNYLDRLQEQAQKRRAENRRIQEEKERQTSDLDDFLNVRDAELKRWLNTMGLSSQHRNDLHRRGLSDEVIELGGFRSLPFGLVCPAWIGGKIAGYQIRMDQAKNGDKYRWGKQQRLNNGEMPITVTGSPVGATANLSEGILKPLISQQRHGGLWIGAAGGHFKASELTLMRSLYQLGIKKIVYWPDSDGVKFNIHQKKAELLQWLESKGFEVAVAYWGQLEGSEFDCDELPAVMQIKEISLSQYRTKIGLAKRVRSLTRQPDIILNSKRLSPDTVKQMPRFGLVGTRSGKKTGKTRSFIQEYIAFCKANNLSILSLFPRISLGLQSCAEWGIPWKSDLDLVTEDGQDLTRLQRAHTNEIGLCFDSLLTVSWREWDVLILDEIHTLLEHLLTANTAIANNRPQIIAAFEKLCRNAKLILCLDADLDDADIQYMEAISGRKMFLVRNDGKPEEGNPILFYEGKPGSIHERILSATSAGERVIFFSDSRTEIEAIESILVANDINCQSWTQDTAKLSEVKEQMKNPNRWLSAEAPQVLLISPTAIVGLSIEIDSFNLRIGYSAGVCQPYAFRQLIARYRPNIPTEIYARKCGMPTGELSHYTDPKKVIKALTLNAKDGFDVAALAQAIAIKEDGFDPEDWAEILQEWQAEDWANCPSLQLYAEIIARRNFAWKHHAELLKAELVAEGFEIIEVMGEDSYASELVKEAKLEIKQKEATQRFQGWSGPLTLEDARIILDDPAASEADRNEAKGVLLREDLPGFAMTPEWIYTNIIQNPLYLSRLRLGYWLERPELAMILDGMKLRSHLKQWCSSVIFVPDLTTVGAKLRLLQAIGIQEIINSPGFSTTLEDPLIAAFWEKCWFRRYQMSRILGVPISENSKPGKILASILQKIGFKLKSRIVGKDRKRIYQVVAPLDRDAIFCAWDLKYADLVAAGELSRGRVPEIAAALTRDRQAPKIAQTQSQQASVGVITSPDKNAALINKPTCDHLGSMEQSDLNLAPKVPLTGSLERNYPVGDRPNSDPTDFATNGTDIDGWTELLKLVAAEPDADAQLLADATVGLPQQWRRTIWQRLSREVRDRLQQIRNLVQPVSDWMTST from the coding sequence ATGGCCTTCTCAATCTTCGATTATCTCGAAAAACTCGAACCCGCCAAGCGCAAAAATGCCTACATCTGCCCCGTCTGCGGTGGCGATCGCCTGACGGTGGACCCCAAGGATGGCAAATATAGTTGCTGGCACGGCTGCGAATGCTACGAGATTCGGGAGAAAGTCGCTCCCTGGAATGGGTTGAACTCGAACTATCTCGATCGCCTACAAGAGCAAGCCCAAAAACGTCGGGCAGAAAACCGGCGCATCCAGGAAGAGAAAGAGCGCCAGACCTCGGACCTGGACGACTTTCTAAATGTCCGGGATGCCGAACTGAAACGCTGGCTGAACACAATGGGTTTATCCTCGCAGCACCGAAATGACTTGCACCGGCGCGGACTTTCCGATGAGGTGATTGAGCTAGGTGGATTCCGGTCGTTGCCGTTTGGTCTGGTGTGTCCCGCTTGGATTGGCGGGAAAATTGCGGGCTACCAGATTCGCATGGACCAGGCGAAAAATGGGGACAAATATCGATGGGGCAAGCAGCAACGGCTCAACAATGGCGAAATGCCCATCACCGTGACTGGCTCACCCGTTGGAGCCACTGCCAACCTGAGCGAGGGCATCCTCAAACCGCTCATCTCTCAGCAACGGCATGGTGGGCTGTGGATTGGTGCGGCGGGGGGTCACTTCAAAGCGTCGGAACTGACTTTGATGCGATCGCTCTACCAACTGGGCATCAAGAAGATTGTCTATTGGCCCGACTCTGATGGGGTCAAGTTCAACATTCACCAGAAAAAAGCTGAGTTGTTGCAGTGGCTGGAGTCGAAAGGTTTTGAGGTGGCAGTGGCATATTGGGGACAACTCGAAGGCTCCGAGTTCGACTGCGATGAGTTGCCAGCCGTTATGCAAATCAAGGAAATCTCTCTCTCACAATATCGCACTAAAATTGGACTGGCGAAGCGGGTGCGGTCGCTGACTCGCCAACCCGATATTATCCTGAACAGCAAGCGGTTATCGCCGGACACAGTGAAGCAGATGCCTCGGTTTGGATTAGTCGGGACCAGGAGCGGGAAAAAGACTGGGAAAACTCGCTCGTTCATTCAGGAATATATTGCATTTTGCAAGGCCAATAATCTCTCGATTTTGTCGCTATTCCCTCGGATTTCTCTGGGATTACAAAGCTGTGCTGAATGGGGGATTCCCTGGAAAAGTGACCTGGATTTAGTCACGGAAGACGGGCAAGATTTGACGAGATTGCAGCGCGCCCATACCAACGAAATCGGTCTGTGTTTTGATTCGTTGCTCACCGTATCTTGGCGCGAGTGGGACGTGCTGATTTTGGATGAAATTCATACGTTACTGGAACATCTGCTGACTGCAAACACCGCCATTGCTAACAACCGACCGCAGATTATCGCGGCCTTCGAGAAACTCTGCCGCAATGCCAAACTAATTCTGTGCTTGGACGCCGATTTGGACGATGCCGATATCCAATATATGGAAGCGATTTCCGGACGAAAAATGTTTCTGGTTCGCAACGACGGCAAGCCCGAAGAAGGTAATCCTATCTTGTTTTATGAAGGCAAACCGGGTTCGATTCACGAGAGAATTCTATCGGCAACCAGTGCGGGAGAGCGGGTGATTTTCTTCTCTGATTCGCGCACTGAAATCGAAGCCATCGAGTCCATTCTGGTAGCGAATGATATCAATTGTCAGTCTTGGACACAAGACACCGCAAAACTTTCGGAAGTCAAAGAACAAATGAAAAACCCGAATCGCTGGCTTTCGGCTGAAGCGCCCCAGGTGTTGCTCATTTCACCCACTGCTATCGTGGGATTGTCCATTGAAATTGACTCGTTCAACTTACGAATTGGCTACTCGGCAGGTGTGTGCCAACCCTATGCGTTCCGGCAGCTTATCGCTCGATATCGTCCGAACATTCCCACTGAAATCTATGCCAGAAAATGCGGGATGCCAACCGGGGAATTGAGCCATTACACCGACCCCAAGAAAGTTATCAAAGCGCTCACCCTCAATGCCAAAGATGGCTTCGATGTGGCGGCATTGGCTCAAGCAATTGCCATCAAAGAAGACGGCTTCGACCCGGAGGATTGGGCGGAGATTTTGCAGGAATGGCAAGCTGAGGACTGGGCCAACTGTCCGAGTTTGCAACTTTACGCCGAAATTATTGCTCGTCGTAACTTTGCCTGGAAACATCACGCGGAGTTGTTGAAAGCGGAATTAGTCGCAGAAGGGTTTGAGATTATCGAAGTGATGGGCGAGGATTCTTATGCCTCCGAATTGGTCAAAGAAGCCAAACTCGAAATTAAGCAGAAGGAAGCTACCCAACGTTTCCAAGGCTGGAGTGGCCCGTTAACCCTTGAGGATGCTCGAATCATCCTGGACGACCCTGCCGCATCGGAAGCCGACCGCAATGAAGCCAAGGGCGTTCTGTTGCGTGAGGATTTGCCCGGTTTTGCGATGACACCCGAATGGATTTATACGAATATCATCCAGAACCCACTATACTTGTCCCGGCTGCGTTTGGGATACTGGCTGGAACGTCCCGAACTGGCGATGATTCTGGATGGGATGAAGTTGCGATCGCATCTCAAGCAGTGGTGCTCCAGTGTCATTTTTGTCCCCGACCTGACCACCGTGGGAGCTAAGTTGCGATTGTTGCAGGCCATCGGCATCCAGGAAATTATCAACTCGCCTGGATTTAGCACAACTTTGGAGGACCCGTTGATTGCGGCGTTCTGGGAAAAGTGCTGGTTCCGGCGTTATCAGATGAGTCGCATCCTGGGAGTACCCATCTCGGAAAACTCGAAGCCCGGGAAAATCCTTGCGTCCATTTTGCAAAAGATTGGTTTCAAACTCAAAAGCCGCATCGTCGGCAAAGACCGTAAACGCATCTATCAAGTTGTGGCCCCTCTCGACCGAGATGCTATCTTCTGCGCGTGGGACCTGAAGTATGCCGATTTAGTTGCGGCGGGTGAGTTGTCTCGGGGTCGTGTTCCAGAAATTGCCGCTGCCTTGACCCGGGACCGGCAAGCACCTAAAATCGCCCAAACCCAGTCCCAGCAAGCCTCCGTTGGGGTGATCACAAGTCCCGATAAAAACGCTGCTCTTATAAATAAGCCGACTTGTGATCACCTTGGCTCAATGGAACAATCTGACCTTAACCTCGCACCCAAGGTCCCACTCACCGGCAGTCTGGAGCGCAACTATCCCGTAGGCGATCGGCCTAACTCCGACCCTACCGATTTCGCCACCAACGGCACCGACATCGATGGCTGGACGGAACTGCTCAAGTTGGTGGCTGCCGAACCCGATGCCGATGCTCAGTTGCTGGCCGATGCCACCGTGGGTCTACCCCAGCAATGGCGGCGCACGATATGGCAGCGGCTGTCTCGGGAAGTGCGCGATCGCCTCCAGCAGATTCGCAACCTCGTCCAGCCCGTGAGTGATTGGATGACTAGCACATAA